Proteins encoded together in one Bacteroides ovatus window:
- a CDS encoding SusC/RagA family TonB-linked outer membrane protein, translating into MEIKSKFLCSKGVALAFAMLLGGSPGVLLYANDSVEESLMVVQTGRIIKGLVTDANGEPLIGCNVVVIGSNAGVITDIDGRFTLNIPADAKQIKVSYIGYVDQIINLHGRSDFKVVLKEDNNALDEVVVVGYGTQKKATLTGAVEQIGSQVLESRAITNVGAALQGATPGLVVTRSSSRPGNEGLNFQIRGLTSVNGGSPLIIVDGVPVLNSESFQNLNSDDIENISVLKDGSASIYGAKAANGVILVTTKKGKGKTTVDYGFNMRFTTNGIMAFSPSMQEYASMWLEANKEMPEHDWWGWGEENLKKMAQGIEGIYESTVADWGTMFVGNANRLDELFARRYSYQHNLSVAGSTDKSDYRISLAYADNQANLATAYDGQKQLNLRLNYGIKLTDWFKLETLASMIKTNTETPTHGIDRTLYGNDAPFFPAKNPYGQWYANFGNVGDRNAAAATTDGGRDEREKLTTRVDFKALVDIWKGITFEGTASFQNEEYRRERYSLPVQCYNWFGEQTAKLVYETTQTLSTPQDVLNFKDSHQPGYLVQANNARYQYYSGLLKYKRTFAEVHNIDAMFGINAEKWVTKKVVTAREKFEDAGIYDLNLATGTQGNGGGKTHNGTYSYIARLNYNYAEKYMVELMGRRDGNSKFAPGYRFKSFGSVSLGWAFSEEQFVEFLKPVLSFGKLRLSYGSSGNDVGLGDYDYVSTVSLGTAGFGTIPANQVSSGFGGLISYDRTWEKVSQKNFGIDLNFFDNRLKATFDYFIKDNTGMLVNVTYPGVLGGKSPKTNSGHLNVKGWEFTIGWRDQIKDFSYYANFNIGDTKSLLKEMEGADSYGAGWNAAVNGYPLNSYFLYRTDGYFKDQAEVDRYYALYGEGKEDLTGVGAGSASRLRPGDTKRLDLNGDYKISGAGNENSDLQYLGDSNPHFVFGFTLGGSWKGIDVNAMFQGVGKQYVIRNDWMAYPFQTRTANQNPTYLGKTWTESNPNAEFPRLTTNANLARWNYQNNDFMMQNNRYIRLKTLIVGYTLPQIWTRKVKLEKVRVYFSGNDLWEATSIRDGFDPEMGAASNNSGYPFARTWSFGLNITL; encoded by the coding sequence ATGGAAATTAAATCCAAATTCTTATGTTCAAAAGGAGTCGCATTGGCTTTCGCCATGCTGCTGGGTGGTTCGCCCGGTGTATTGCTCTATGCAAATGATTCTGTAGAAGAGAGTTTGATGGTAGTCCAGACGGGCCGCATCATCAAAGGACTTGTGACAGATGCGAATGGTGAACCACTGATTGGTTGTAATGTAGTGGTCATAGGAAGCAATGCAGGAGTAATTACCGATATTGACGGTCGGTTTACGCTGAATATTCCTGCTGATGCCAAACAGATAAAAGTTAGCTATATCGGATATGTAGATCAGATTATTAACCTTCATGGCCGCTCTGATTTTAAAGTGGTATTAAAGGAAGATAATAATGCACTGGACGAGGTTGTTGTAGTGGGTTATGGCACGCAGAAAAAAGCGACGTTGACAGGGGCGGTAGAACAAATTGGTAGCCAGGTATTGGAAAGTCGTGCCATTACCAATGTCGGTGCTGCTCTGCAAGGAGCCACTCCGGGTTTGGTAGTCACTCGTTCTTCCTCACGTCCGGGTAATGAAGGTTTAAATTTCCAGATTCGTGGTCTGACATCTGTCAATGGCGGTAGTCCGTTGATTATTGTGGATGGAGTACCCGTATTGAATTCAGAGTCATTCCAAAATCTAAACTCGGATGATATTGAGAATATTAGTGTATTGAAAGACGGTTCAGCTTCCATTTATGGGGCGAAAGCAGCTAATGGCGTTATCTTGGTTACTACCAAAAAAGGTAAAGGCAAGACAACGGTTGATTATGGCTTCAATATGCGTTTCACTACCAATGGTATTATGGCTTTCTCTCCCAGTATGCAGGAATATGCTTCCATGTGGCTGGAAGCCAATAAAGAAATGCCGGAACATGACTGGTGGGGCTGGGGAGAAGAAAACCTGAAGAAGATGGCTCAAGGCATTGAAGGTATTTATGAGTCGACTGTAGCCGATTGGGGTACGATGTTCGTTGGTAATGCCAATCGCCTGGATGAATTGTTTGCCCGCCGTTATTCTTACCAGCATAACTTGAGTGTAGCAGGTTCTACGGATAAATCCGATTACCGCATTTCATTAGCTTATGCTGATAACCAGGCTAATCTGGCTACAGCCTATGACGGACAGAAACAGTTGAACTTGCGCTTAAACTACGGCATCAAATTGACTGATTGGTTCAAACTGGAGACTTTAGCCAGTATGATTAAAACAAATACCGAAACACCCACACATGGTATCGACCGTACACTTTACGGAAACGATGCTCCGTTTTTCCCGGCAAAAAATCCCTATGGACAATGGTACGCTAACTTCGGTAATGTAGGTGATCGCAATGCGGCAGCAGCTACAACGGATGGTGGACGTGACGAGAGAGAGAAGTTGACTACTCGTGTCGATTTTAAAGCATTGGTGGATATTTGGAAAGGAATCACTTTCGAGGGTACTGCTTCATTTCAAAATGAGGAATATCGCAGAGAACGCTATTCGCTTCCGGTACAGTGTTACAATTGGTTCGGCGAGCAGACGGCGAAGTTAGTATATGAAACAACACAAACCCTTAGTACTCCGCAAGATGTGCTGAATTTTAAAGATTCCCATCAGCCGGGATATTTGGTACAGGCAAATAATGCCCGGTATCAGTACTATTCAGGGTTATTGAAATATAAGCGTACATTTGCCGAAGTACATAATATAGATGCTATGTTCGGCATCAATGCCGAGAAATGGGTGACTAAGAAAGTTGTTACCGCCCGTGAGAAGTTTGAGGATGCCGGAATTTACGATTTGAATTTGGCTACGGGTACACAGGGTAACGGTGGAGGAAAGACTCATAATGGTACCTATTCATATATTGCCCGTTTGAATTATAACTATGCGGAAAAATATATGGTTGAATTGATGGGGCGTCGTGACGGAAATTCCAAGTTTGCTCCCGGTTATCGTTTTAAGAGCTTCGGTTCCGTTTCTTTGGGCTGGGCGTTCTCGGAAGAACAATTTGTAGAATTTCTAAAGCCAGTTCTTTCTTTTGGTAAGCTGCGTTTAAGTTATGGTAGCTCAGGTAATGATGTTGGGCTGGGCGATTACGATTATGTATCTACTGTTTCTCTTGGGACGGCCGGTTTTGGAACTATACCTGCCAACCAGGTATCTTCAGGTTTTGGCGGTTTAATTTCTTATGACCGTACTTGGGAGAAAGTTTCACAAAAAAACTTCGGTATCGATCTTAACTTTTTCGATAATCGTTTGAAAGCTACATTCGATTATTTTATAAAAGATAATACCGGTATGTTGGTGAATGTCACCTATCCGGGCGTATTAGGAGGTAAATCTCCTAAAACGAATAGTGGTCATTTGAATGTAAAAGGTTGGGAATTCACTATTGGATGGCGCGATCAGATTAAAGACTTTTCTTACTATGCCAACTTTAATATTGGTGATACAAAGAGTCTGTTGAAAGAGATGGAAGGAGCAGATTCTTATGGGGCTGGTTGGAATGCAGCTGTGAATGGGTATCCATTGAATTCGTACTTCCTTTATCGCACAGATGGTTACTTTAAAGATCAGGCAGAAGTAGACCGCTATTATGCACTCTATGGAGAGGGTAAAGAAGATTTGACTGGTGTAGGAGCAGGAAGTGCAAGCCGGTTGCGTCCAGGTGATACCAAACGTTTGGATTTGAATGGTGATTATAAGATTTCCGGTGCAGGGAATGAAAATAGCGATTTGCAATATCTCGGTGACTCCAATCCACATTTTGTTTTCGGTTTCACACTGGGAGGATCATGGAAAGGTATTGATGTGAACGCAATGTTCCAAGGTGTCGGCAAGCAGTATGTTATCCGTAATGACTGGATGGCTTATCCTTTTCAAACACGTACTGCCAATCAGAACCCGACATATTTGGGAAAGACATGGACAGAGAGCAATCCGAATGCTGAATTCCCTCGCTTGACTACCAATGCGAATCTCGCACGCTGGAATTATCAGAATAACGACTTTATGATGCAGAATAACCGCTATATCCGTTTGAAAACATTAATAGTCGGCTACACATTGCCGCAGATATGGACGCGCAAGGTGAAACTGGAAAAAGTGCGTGTTTACTTCTCTGGTAATGATTTATGGGAAGCTACCAGTATTCGAGACGGTTTCGACCCGGAAATGGGAGCAGCCTCCAACAACAGTGGATACCCGTTTGCACGTACTTGGTCGTTCGGTCTGAACATCACTTTATAG